Proteins encoded within one genomic window of Saccharopolyspora pogona:
- a CDS encoding IclR family transcriptional regulator, translated as MARAVPAVERAFDVLELFLDAHELSAPEITAQLGLPRTTVHELVGTLSERGYLMPAGRGSNRFRLGVRGFQLGAAYAERLDLAREGQLVAEDIAERCQETVHVGVQDGADVLYVAKVDSSHPVRMVSAVGRRLPAHCTALGKALLAALPRAEVDELYGNRRLDAMTEHSITTRKALRQELDAIAKDGVAREYCESNESVACVAAPVRDQSGEVVAAMSISVPILRWNDETEVALRELVHEGAAALSERLGHTG; from the coding sequence GTGGCACGAGCGGTACCTGCCGTGGAACGGGCATTCGATGTCCTGGAGCTGTTCCTGGACGCCCACGAGCTGAGCGCGCCGGAAATCACCGCGCAGCTGGGCCTGCCGCGCACCACGGTGCACGAGCTAGTCGGCACGCTCAGCGAGCGCGGCTACCTGATGCCCGCGGGGCGCGGCAGCAACCGGTTCCGGCTGGGAGTGCGCGGCTTTCAGTTGGGCGCGGCCTACGCCGAGCGGCTGGACCTCGCCCGTGAGGGCCAGCTCGTCGCCGAGGACATCGCCGAGCGCTGCCAGGAAACGGTGCACGTCGGGGTGCAAGACGGGGCGGACGTGCTGTACGTGGCCAAGGTCGACAGCAGCCACCCGGTGCGGATGGTCTCGGCCGTGGGCCGGCGGCTGCCCGCGCACTGCACCGCGCTCGGCAAGGCGCTGCTGGCGGCGCTGCCGCGCGCAGAAGTCGACGAGCTCTACGGCAACCGCCGCCTGGATGCGATGACCGAGCACAGCATCACCACCCGCAAGGCGCTGCGCCAAGAGCTCGACGCCATCGCCAAGGACGGCGTGGCGCGCGAGTACTGCGAGTCCAACGAGTCGGTGGCCTGCGTTGCGGCGCCGGTGCGCGACCAGTCCGGCGAGGTAGTCGCCGCGATGAGCATCTCGGTGCCGATCCTGCGCTGGAACGACGAGACCGAAGTGGCGCTGCGCGAACTCGTCCACGAAGGCGCGGCCGCCCTGTCCGAACGCCTGGGCCACACCGGCTAG